Proteins from one Streptosporangium becharense genomic window:
- a CDS encoding TetR family transcriptional regulator, translated as MAEPTPRTRGSDKTREVIVETALRLFRERGYEATTMRAIAAEAGVSVGNAYYYFSSKEILVQAYYDRAQAEHEAACGKLLDTERRFAVRLGGVLREWVRVSEPYHGFAVKFFKHAAEPSNPLSPFSAESSPARDAAIELYRRVVEGSTDHIDAELKAELPELLWLMSMGVVLFWVHDTSEGCQRTYRLIELTVPLVDRLVGLSHLPGLRGVARDFIAGIHELRE; from the coding sequence GTGGCCGAGCCGACCCCGAGAACCCGTGGATCAGACAAGACCCGTGAGGTCATCGTGGAGACCGCCCTGCGGTTGTTCCGGGAGCGGGGGTACGAGGCGACCACGATGCGCGCCATCGCGGCCGAGGCCGGCGTGTCGGTGGGCAACGCCTACTACTACTTCTCCTCCAAGGAGATCCTGGTGCAGGCGTACTACGACCGTGCCCAGGCGGAGCACGAGGCCGCGTGCGGGAAACTGCTGGACACCGAGCGCCGGTTCGCGGTGCGGCTGGGCGGGGTGCTGCGGGAATGGGTGCGGGTATCCGAGCCGTACCACGGGTTCGCGGTCAAGTTCTTCAAGCACGCCGCCGAGCCGAGCAACCCGCTCAGCCCGTTCAGCGCCGAGTCGTCGCCCGCGCGGGACGCGGCGATCGAGCTCTACCGGCGGGTGGTGGAGGGATCCACCGACCACATCGACGCCGAGCTCAAGGCTGAGCTGCCCGAGTTGCTGTGGCTGATGTCGATGGGCGTGGTCCTGTTCTGGGTGCACGACACGTCGGAGGGGTGTCAGCGGACCTACCGCCTCATCGAGCTGACCGTGCCGCTGGTGGACCGCCTGGTCGGGCTCTCCCACCTCCCCGGGCTGCGCGGCGTCGCCCGTGACTTCATCGCGGGGATCCACGAACTTCGCGAGTGA
- a CDS encoding amidase — protein sequence MDDLLRLDALGQARAVRKGEVSPRELAEAAIARIEACDGEINAVVHRRFERALAELAEPDGVSPEAPFAGVPTLLKDLGWAMAGEPYRAGSRALDGMFAERDGYAVTKLRRAGFTILGRTNTSEFGTAITTEPVASGPTRNPHDLDFSSGGSSGGSAAAVAAGMVAVATASDGGGSIRIPASMCGLVGLKPSRGRVSSGPSSGEPWAGFSASGLLCRTVRDAAATLDAVAGTMPGDPYGAPAWERPLARQVGADPGRLRIGFLTGHPTGRFPADPDLVAAVTVAATLLEALGHDVEPGGPAALAEDDFARHFGTVVAAHVAADLDEIGRWRGRPVEPEEVEPRNRILATAGRRLDAVGYLASRTWIDGFRRRMAAWWDSHDLLLTPSLGVAPFRLGWLPPDDVSLSRGRTDRAVSFTSPVNATGQPAISLPLHRTAGGMPVGVQLVAAAGREDLLVRVAAQIEAERPFTHPATR from the coding sequence TTGGACGATCTGCTGAGGCTGGACGCGCTCGGGCAGGCGCGGGCAGTGCGGAAGGGCGAGGTCTCCCCGAGGGAGCTCGCCGAGGCGGCGATCGCGCGGATCGAGGCGTGCGACGGGGAGATCAACGCGGTCGTCCACCGCAGGTTCGAACGGGCGCTGGCCGAGCTCGCGGAGCCCGACGGCGTTTCGCCGGAGGCGCCCTTCGCGGGTGTGCCGACGCTGTTGAAGGACCTGGGCTGGGCCATGGCCGGGGAACCGTACCGGGCGGGGTCGCGCGCGCTCGACGGGATGTTCGCCGAGCGGGACGGCTACGCCGTGACCAAGCTGCGCCGGGCGGGGTTCACGATCTTGGGCCGGACCAACACCTCGGAGTTCGGCACCGCGATCACCACCGAGCCGGTGGCGTCCGGCCCGACCCGCAACCCGCACGACCTCGATTTCAGCAGCGGCGGGTCGAGCGGAGGGTCCGCGGCGGCGGTGGCGGCGGGGATGGTCGCGGTGGCGACGGCCAGCGACGGCGGCGGGTCGATCCGCATCCCGGCGAGCATGTGCGGGCTGGTGGGGCTGAAACCGAGCAGGGGAAGGGTCAGCTCGGGGCCGTCCTCGGGCGAGCCCTGGGCGGGGTTCTCAGCCTCCGGTCTGCTCTGCCGCACGGTCAGGGACGCCGCCGCCACCCTCGACGCGGTCGCCGGGACGATGCCGGGCGACCCGTACGGGGCACCCGCGTGGGAGCGCCCGCTGGCCCGGCAGGTCGGCGCCGACCCGGGACGGCTGCGGATCGGGTTCCTCACCGGGCACCCGACCGGCAGGTTCCCGGCGGACCCGGACCTGGTGGCGGCCGTCACGGTGGCCGCCACGCTGCTGGAGGCACTGGGGCACGACGTCGAGCCGGGTGGTCCGGCCGCGCTCGCCGAGGACGACTTCGCCCGGCACTTCGGCACGGTCGTGGCGGCCCATGTGGCCGCCGATCTCGATGAGATCGGCCGCTGGCGTGGCAGGCCGGTGGAGCCCGAGGAGGTCGAGCCGCGCAACCGCATCCTGGCGACGGCGGGCCGCCGGCTGGACGCGGTCGGCTACCTCGCCTCGCGTACCTGGATCGACGGTTTCCGGCGGCGGATGGCCGCCTGGTGGGACTCCCACGACCTGCTTCTGACGCCGTCCCTGGGCGTCGCGCCGTTCCGTCTCGGCTGGCTGCCCCCCGACGACGTCAGCCTCTCCCGGGGGCGTACCGACCGGGCGGTGTCGTTCACCTCTCCCGTCAACGCCACCGGCCAGCCCGCGATCTCCCTGCCGTTGCACCGGACGGCGGGCGGCATGCCGGTGGGGGTGCAACTGGTGGCCGCCGCCGGGCGAGAGGATCTTCTCGTCCGGGTGGCCGCCCAGATCGAGGCCGAGCGTCCGTTCACGCATCCGGCGACGCGCTGA
- a CDS encoding YkvA family protein, with product MAKAARAAQAWRTYRDVTKPGSPGLGARVRALPRMVGGAMSGQYPGMGRGRLAMLGLGVLYILSPVDVVPDFLALIGVADDFGVFLWLTGSLLGESGRYVEWERKRIRAVPS from the coding sequence ATGGCGAAGGCGGCGCGTGCGGCTCAGGCGTGGCGGACGTACCGGGACGTGACGAAGCCGGGCTCGCCCGGCCTCGGCGCCCGGGTGCGTGCGCTCCCCCGGATGGTCGGCGGGGCGATGAGCGGCCAGTATCCCGGAATGGGCAGAGGCCGGCTGGCCATGCTCGGCCTGGGAGTGCTCTACATCCTGTCACCGGTGGACGTCGTCCCCGACTTCCTGGCGCTCATCGGGGTGGCCGACGACTTCGGAGTCTTCCTCTGGCTGACCGGTTCCCTGCTCGGCGAGAGCGGTCGTTACGTCGAGTGGGAGCGCAAGCGGATCAGAGCTGTTCCATCCTGA
- a CDS encoding bestrophin-like domain, producing MTILVMLSVAILLIAFRVLRRRGRDDEGHGSSSVDFSVNLALAVYLLVLAYAAVLCRDGLSVAETDVQAEAESLTEMYWAVAPIPEAAPVRAQIRQYTAQSVSLDWPLMSESAMSQVPAHTLEDMRAAVIRLRPADEQGKSLQQDALARVAEISHARAVRADDARAGLESIFIISMIISGLVVIMLPWTLGVRPTRSSIIADMVRVGVVLIGVCFIMLISHPFDGIGAIQPDAFKAAQQQYDQIDGQFPAQP from the coding sequence GTGACCATACTGGTGATGCTGTCCGTCGCGATCCTTCTGATCGCGTTCCGGGTGCTCAGGAGGCGGGGGCGTGACGACGAGGGGCATGGTTCGTCGTCGGTCGACTTCTCGGTCAACCTCGCCCTCGCCGTCTACCTGCTCGTCCTGGCCTACGCCGCGGTGCTGTGCCGCGACGGCCTCTCGGTCGCGGAGACGGACGTCCAGGCGGAGGCGGAGAGTCTCACCGAGATGTACTGGGCGGTGGCGCCGATCCCGGAGGCGGCCCCGGTCCGCGCGCAGATCCGGCAGTACACCGCGCAGAGCGTCTCCCTCGACTGGCCGCTGATGTCCGAAAGCGCCATGTCACAGGTCCCCGCGCACACCCTGGAAGACATGAGAGCCGCGGTGATCCGGCTTCGTCCGGCCGACGAGCAGGGCAAGAGCCTCCAGCAGGACGCTCTCGCCCGGGTCGCCGAGATCTCTCACGCGCGCGCCGTCCGCGCCGATGACGCGCGCGCCGGACTGGAGAGCATCTTCATCATCTCGATGATCATATCCGGTCTGGTAGTGATCATGCTTCCCTGGACGCTCGGAGTCAGGCCCACCCGTTCGTCGATCATCGCCGACATGGTCAGGGTGGGGGTGGTCCTGATCGGGGTGTGCTTCATCATGCTGATCAGTCACCCCTTCGACGGGATCGGCGCGATCCAGCCGGATGCGTTCAAGGCCGCGCAGCAGCAGTACGACCAGATCGACGGCCAGTTCCCCGCGCAGCCGTAA
- a CDS encoding LLM class F420-dependent oxidoreductase — protein sequence MATTPRWGMTIPFYDRSLADSQELIAELPALGYTDAWSAEVNGVDGFTPLALTAGWASGLRLGSAIVPVSTRGPGLLAMSAATLADLAPGRFVLGIGASSPAIVERWNAGEFVKPFARTRDTLRFLRKALAGEKVTEKYETFEVGGFKLERAPRTPPKIVLAALRPRMLRLAAEEADGAITNWLSPQDVRAVRAEIGPETELIARLFVCVSEDAERVRELGRRMLAGYLTVPVYAAFHDWLGRGEVLRPMHEAWAAGDRRAALKAIPDEVVDDLIVHGDAATCRARIREYVSNGLDTPVLAPIPGGETTITQAVRDLAPVEE from the coding sequence ATGGCCACGACCCCACGCTGGGGGATGACGATCCCCTTCTACGACCGCTCACTGGCCGATTCCCAGGAGCTGATCGCCGAGCTTCCCGCGCTCGGCTACACCGATGCCTGGTCCGCCGAGGTCAACGGCGTCGACGGTTTCACGCCGCTGGCGCTGACCGCCGGATGGGCGTCCGGGCTCCGGCTCGGCAGTGCGATCGTCCCGGTGTCCACCCGCGGCCCCGGCCTGCTGGCCATGTCCGCCGCGACGCTCGCCGACCTCGCCCCCGGGCGTTTCGTCCTGGGCATCGGTGCCTCCTCGCCGGCCATCGTCGAGCGCTGGAACGCCGGTGAGTTCGTCAAGCCGTTCGCCAGGACCAGGGACACCCTGCGTTTCCTGCGCAAGGCCCTCGCGGGGGAGAAGGTCACCGAGAAGTACGAGACGTTCGAGGTGGGGGGTTTCAAGCTGGAGCGGGCCCCGCGCACCCCTCCGAAGATCGTGCTCGCCGCCCTCCGTCCCCGCATGCTGCGCCTGGCCGCAGAGGAGGCCGACGGCGCGATCACCAACTGGCTCTCACCCCAGGACGTCCGCGCGGTCAGGGCGGAGATCGGCCCGGAGACCGAGCTGATCGCCAGGCTCTTCGTGTGCGTCAGCGAGGACGCGGAGAGGGTACGGGAACTCGGCAGAAGGATGCTCGCGGGCTACCTGACCGTCCCCGTCTACGCGGCCTTCCACGACTGGCTGGGACGCGGCGAGGTGCTGCGCCCGATGCACGAGGCGTGGGCGGCCGGTGACCGGCGGGCGGCGCTCAAGGCCATCCCCGACGAGGTCGTGGACGACCTGATCGTGCACGGTGACGCCGCGACCTGCCGGGCCAGGATCCGGGAGTATGTGAGCAACGGACTGGACACCCCGGTCCTCGCACCCATCCCCGGGGGCGAGACGACGATCACCCAGGCCGTTCGGGATCTGGCCCCCGTCGAGGAGTAG